From the Paludisphaera mucosa genome, one window contains:
- a CDS encoding HAD family hydrolase, with protein sequence MPLPASAPLAIFDHDGVLVDTLKLHQDSWVAMGRETGLAVTPELILETFGMTNATILRKILGESLSDADVLAYSDRKEHIYRELARGRIVLMDGAREFLDAMTEAGALLAIGSSGVRLNLELTVEECGLHGRFATIVAGEDVTRGKPDPQVFLLAASRSGVPAARSIVFEDAPVGIRAAKAAGMLAVGVTSSHDAAALHAAGADLIVPDLSRCDARELLARLDQS encoded by the coding sequence GTGCCGCTTCCCGCCTCCGCGCCCCTCGCCATCTTCGACCATGACGGCGTGCTCGTGGACACCCTCAAGCTCCACCAGGACTCCTGGGTGGCCATGGGCCGCGAGACCGGCCTGGCCGTGACGCCCGAGCTGATCCTCGAGACGTTCGGGATGACCAACGCCACGATCCTCCGGAAGATCCTGGGCGAGTCGCTCTCCGACGCCGACGTCCTGGCGTACTCCGACCGCAAGGAACACATCTATCGCGAGCTGGCCCGGGGCCGGATCGTGCTGATGGACGGGGCTCGCGAGTTCCTCGACGCCATGACCGAGGCCGGGGCGCTCTTGGCGATCGGCTCCAGCGGCGTCCGCCTCAACCTAGAGCTGACCGTCGAGGAGTGCGGCCTGCACGGCCGGTTCGCGACGATCGTCGCGGGCGAGGACGTCACCCGGGGCAAGCCCGACCCCCAGGTCTTCCTGCTGGCGGCCTCGCGCTCGGGCGTCCCGGCCGCGCGGTCGATCGTCTTCGAGGACGCCCCGGTGGGCATCCGCGCCGCGAAGGCCGCGGGCATGCTCGCCGTGGGGGTCACGTCGAGCCACGACGCCGCGGCTCTGCATGCCGCCGGGGCCGACCTGATCGTCCCCGACCTGAGCCGCTGCGACGCCCGCGAGCTGCTCGCCCGGCTCGATCAATCCTGA